A genome region from Sphingobacteriaceae bacterium GW460-11-11-14-LB5 includes the following:
- a CDS encoding endonuclease III — protein MLKKERYKLFVEHFSAKQPDAETELHYHNPYQLLVAVILSAQCTDKRVNMVTPALFQRFPNAKALAEATPDIVFDYIRSISYPNNKAKHLVGMANILLNEFNDVVPSGIDDLQKMPGVGRKTANVIASVIYNAPAMAVDTHVFRVANRLGLTNGKTPLAVEKDLVKNLPEHDIHIAHHWLILHGRYVCVARSPKCEVCEITYMCRYFERLTAQNERDKLKA, from the coding sequence ATGCTTAAAAAAGAACGCTACAAACTTTTTGTAGAACATTTTTCGGCCAAGCAGCCTGATGCAGAAACCGAGTTACATTATCATAATCCCTATCAGCTTTTAGTGGCGGTAATCCTTTCTGCACAATGCACCGATAAAAGGGTAAACATGGTAACCCCTGCACTTTTTCAACGCTTTCCTAATGCCAAAGCTTTAGCCGAAGCTACCCCCGATATTGTTTTCGATTACATCAGAAGCATCAGTTATCCCAACAATAAAGCAAAACACCTGGTGGGCATGGCGAATATTTTGCTTAACGAATTTAATGACGTAGTGCCTTCGGGCATTGATGATTTACAGAAAATGCCTGGTGTGGGTCGCAAAACGGCCAATGTAATTGCCTCGGTAATTTATAACGCCCCGGCAATGGCGGTTGATACCCACGTTTTTCGTGTGGCCAACCGTTTGGGTTTAACCAATGGCAAAACTCCATTGGCGGTTGAAAAAGATCTGGTTAAAAACCTGCCCGAACACGATATCCACATTGCACACCACTGGCTTATTCTGCACGGACGTTATGTTTGTGTAGCCAGGAGCCCTAAATGTGAGGTTTGCGAAATTACCTACATGTGCAGGTACTTCGAACGTTTAACCGCTCAAAACGAAAGAGATAAATTAAAAGCTTAA
- a CDS encoding permease: MKKIHLLLIKAFVKPFIATFFVMMFILLMFFLFKWIDDLIGKGFEWYTILELMYYASAANVSMALPLSVLLSSIMTFGTLGENYELVAIKSAGISLQKAMRPLFVVILILTVSSFFFANYMLPKANLKFGSLLYDIRNKKLSFLIKPGVFNNAIPGYAIRVDSKEEDGTLHNIMIYDHRENNGIPKVILAREGKMNKTSDGKFLVLNLKNGVQYEEQASKNGMYNPRQIFTRNRFKETSPRFDMSSFDPSTTDPNAFGNSTPMLNLKGITKKRDSLNKQLDTMKIRTIANLTSNFKQFNVTKGYMKVKAVPKEIDDVILKDIPNGSRKMALDNANNTVANIMQHVPNWGPRQTDLTGEIIFATVEYQRKFTLAASCILLFFIGAPLGAIIRKGGMGLPVVVAICFFLVYHIITTVAEKSAREGNLNPIFGMWIAVIVLSPLAAFLTYKATVDSALFDVNYYKQLFIQLFKKKEK, translated from the coding sequence GTGAAAAAAATACATCTTCTATTAATAAAAGCATTTGTGAAGCCATTCATAGCAACATTTTTTGTTATGATGTTTATTCTATTAATGTTTTTTCTGTTTAAATGGATTGATGATTTAATTGGAAAAGGTTTCGAATGGTACACCATTCTGGAGCTGATGTATTACGCCTCGGCCGCCAACGTATCCATGGCGCTGCCACTATCAGTATTACTTTCTTCCATCATGACTTTTGGTACACTGGGCGAAAATTATGAGCTGGTGGCTATTAAATCGGCAGGGATTTCTCTGCAGAAAGCCATGCGCCCCCTGTTTGTGGTGATTTTGATCCTCACGGTATCCTCCTTCTTTTTCGCCAACTACATGCTGCCCAAAGCCAACTTAAAATTTGGTTCGCTGCTGTACGATATCAGGAATAAAAAACTTTCATTTTTAATTAAACCAGGGGTTTTTAACAATGCCATTCCGGGTTATGCCATCCGTGTCGATTCGAAAGAGGAAGACGGTACGCTGCACAACATCATGATTTACGATCACCGGGAGAATAACGGCATTCCGAAGGTGATTCTGGCCAGAGAAGGTAAAATGAATAAAACCTCCGACGGTAAGTTTTTGGTGCTTAACCTTAAAAATGGTGTGCAATACGAGGAGCAGGCTTCGAAAAACGGGATGTACAATCCAAGGCAGATTTTTACACGCAACCGTTTTAAAGAAACCTCGCCGCGTTTCGATATGTCTTCTTTTGACCCCAGTACCACCGATCCGAATGCTTTCGGAAACAGTACGCCCATGTTAAACCTGAAAGGCATTACAAAAAAGCGCGACTCGCTGAACAAGCAACTGGATACGATGAAGATACGCACCATTGCCAATCTCACCAGTAACTTTAAGCAGTTTAATGTAACGAAAGGTTATATGAAGGTTAAAGCCGTACCGAAAGAGATTGATGATGTCATCCTAAAGGACATCCCTAACGGATCGCGTAAAATGGCCCTCGATAATGCTAACAATACGGTTGCAAATATTATGCAGCACGTACCCAACTGGGGCCCGCGCCAAACGGATTTAACCGGTGAAATTATTTTTGCAACCGTTGAGTACCAGCGTAAATTTACCCTGGCTGCATCCTGTATCCTGTTGTTTTTTATTGGTGCACCATTGGGTGCCATTATCAGAAAAGGGGGCATGGGTTTACCCGTGGTGGTGGCCATTTGTTTCTTCCTGGTATACCACATTATTACCACGGTGGCCGAAAAATCAGCACGTGAAGGTAATCTAAACCCGATCTTCGGGATGTGGATTGCCGTGATTGTTTTATCGCCCCTGGCGGCCTTTTTAACCTATAAAGCTACAGTAGATTCGGCCTTGTTTGATGTAAATTATTACAAGCAGCTCTTCATTCAGTTGTTTAAAAAGAAGGAAAAATAG
- a CDS encoding translocation/assembly module TamB — protein MLLALLIFSLQFKSVQTYFAQKTAAYLSKELKTTVSIKSLYIKPFKSIVLEDLLILDLQKDTLLRTPEFMVDINQLSIDKKIIDINTIQINNGRFFLKDFKDKSSNLDFIINYFDSGKPTVKKKKSKPYDINISRIILNKFAFRYKNYAAKDTTQGKSVNFDNVDVKELSGIFEGLDTKTHLVKTNIKNLTFKERSGFYLKNLTAQTTIDSNAIELKNLLLETNQSRLTDYYQMRFKSYKDFNHYVDNVRMKAIFKDSHITSRDVAFFAPELSTMKLDLDVDGQITGLVNNLKAKKLSLRTGKATHIKGDFILKGLPKWKETFMDLNIEMAGTNKTDLDEVLAGITNSKKKIVPVIVNKFGNINFNGSFTGFQNDFIAYGEFKTKLGRIVSDVNMKIDKNDVPSYTGNVKSYDFNLGNLIDEKSLGRISSSLYVKGRGTELKELTEKINGDVTYIDFNGYRYHNVKIDGTFNKKYFDGKLSINDRNVKLVFDGGVNLNPKLPVFNFNATISKAKLKALKLLKDSLQVDAKFTTNFSGTNLNNISGKLLIEEIRLQNPKGVYSVDSVQLMANGIGTSRVLDIRSDILDASIKGEYDLNSIVSYYKAIAKTYIPSLKADIIKYKNQIFQFNLKVKKFEPLAQIFVPGLELEEGATVTGDFDSRNNTATLNGFVKKLKYNGIVVNNIILDENTTTQQLQLIVTSDRVQINDSLFIKDVNISNILRNDSLAFNVKMSNAEEDNQLDLNGLVEFTKNQDTTARLSVLPSILKINNEEWRIQEKVRIVLNNGKTEISNFDLTNGKQQVIIDGLISEDPKDLISVGFKDFNLKTLNPFTKGFGVKLGGNLNGTTDLYGVLKAPRVTDDLKIDSLNFNDIYIGTLTDTSSYSNENKKINVFTRIMADGSETFKLTGNLDLKEKEIDLDVKMDESKLTILEPFVKQLVSNLKGNISADLTVKGKLEKPEINGSLSLDKGQLMVNYLKTTYVITDKVEINNSVIKLEDFVLNDLEGHEATANGTVDLNDINYPTLNVKVNANSLMALNTTAKDNSVYYGRAYGTGVFTFTGPTNKMKIDIKAKTEKGTVFNLPLNSSETISDKDFINFVSRDSTVLVKKKTNFDGLTLTFKLTIDPNTTANIFTTLGNLSGKGNAELNLNINSFGDFEMSGDYIIETGSFDFTAQEVINKKFEIRQGGTIRWTGNPTAAQINLKAVYALRASLNDLYKAANRDASSNANQRVNTEVEMGLTGLLLKPDIKLDINFPAQPSIKEELQTYLSDQNNLNLQAFSLIIRRSFAPGNGGESIGNQLSSTATSTATELVFNQFNNVLSSLNLNFVDLNVRSLSEANASFKFFSDRLIINAGIVDRNSVNDFTVIDFSKDNVGREVEALFLIKKDGSLTVKAANKPPTQQSIFLNSGISSTANVTSFGLVYTQQFDTFKEFIQKISGAYRRNLKRKQSQAPVKTNKSINKEAIINQSKGNQRR, from the coding sequence TTGCTGCTTGCGCTTCTTATTTTTTCGCTACAATTTAAGTCCGTTCAAACTTATTTTGCGCAGAAAACTGCTGCGTACTTATCAAAAGAGCTTAAAACCACCGTTTCCATCAAAAGTCTTTACATTAAACCCTTTAAATCTATCGTACTGGAAGATTTATTGATATTGGATTTACAAAAAGACACTTTATTGAGAACCCCGGAGTTCATGGTCGATATTAATCAATTATCCATTGATAAAAAGATTATCGATATCAATACCATTCAAATCAACAACGGGCGGTTTTTCCTAAAGGATTTCAAAGATAAGTCTTCTAACCTCGATTTCATTATAAACTACTTCGATTCTGGTAAACCCACTGTAAAGAAAAAGAAAAGTAAGCCATATGATATCAATATCAGCCGTATTATTTTAAACAAATTTGCCTTCAGGTATAAAAATTACGCAGCAAAAGATACCACTCAGGGCAAAAGTGTAAACTTCGATAATGTTGATGTTAAAGAACTCAGCGGTATTTTTGAAGGGCTCGATACCAAAACACATTTGGTTAAAACCAACATCAAAAACCTGACTTTCAAAGAAAGAAGCGGATTTTACCTGAAAAACCTGACTGCCCAAACCACGATAGACAGTAATGCCATTGAGCTGAAAAACCTGTTGCTCGAAACCAATCAGAGCCGTTTAACCGATTACTACCAAATGCGGTTTAAAAGTTATAAAGACTTTAACCACTATGTAGATAATGTGCGGATGAAAGCCATTTTTAAGGATAGCCACATCACCTCCAGGGATGTTGCTTTCTTTGCGCCTGAGCTGAGCACGATGAAACTCGATCTGGATGTTGATGGCCAGATTACAGGTTTGGTGAATAACCTTAAAGCCAAAAAGCTATCGTTAAGAACCGGAAAAGCCACACACATTAAAGGCGATTTTATTTTAAAAGGGCTGCCGAAATGGAAAGAGACCTTTATGGACCTCAACATTGAAATGGCGGGCACGAATAAAACCGATCTGGATGAAGTGCTGGCTGGCATTACCAACAGCAAGAAAAAAATTGTTCCGGTAATTGTAAACAAATTTGGCAACATTAACTTTAACGGAAGTTTCACCGGTTTCCAGAACGACTTTATTGCCTATGGCGAATTTAAAACCAAACTGGGCCGTATTGTTTCGGATGTGAACATGAAAATCGATAAAAACGATGTTCCTTCTTACACCGGGAACGTAAAAAGTTATGATTTTAACCTGGGTAACCTGATTGATGAAAAAAGCCTTGGCCGCATCAGTTCTTCCCTATATGTTAAAGGCCGTGGCACGGAGCTTAAAGAGTTAACCGAGAAAATAAACGGTGATGTAACCTATATCGATTTTAATGGTTACCGTTACCACAATGTGAAAATTGACGGAACTTTTAACAAAAAGTATTTCGACGGTAAGCTGAGCATTAACGACCGCAATGTGAAACTGGTTTTTGATGGCGGGGTAAACCTGAATCCAAAACTGCCGGTATTTAACTTCAATGCCACGATTTCTAAAGCAAAATTAAAGGCTTTAAAACTGCTGAAAGATTCGTTGCAGGTTGACGCTAAATTTACCACCAATTTCTCGGGTACCAACCTGAACAATATATCAGGCAAATTATTAATTGAAGAAATCAGGCTGCAAAACCCGAAAGGTGTTTACAGTGTCGATTCGGTGCAGTTAATGGCCAACGGTATCGGTACGAGCCGCGTACTCGATATCCGCTCGGACATTTTAGATGCCAGCATTAAAGGTGAATATGATTTAAATTCGATTGTTTCTTATTACAAAGCCATCGCCAAAACCTACATCCCTTCCTTAAAGGCCGATATCATCAAATACAAAAACCAGATTTTTCAGTTTAACCTGAAAGTTAAAAAGTTTGAACCGCTGGCGCAGATATTTGTACCAGGCCTTGAATTAGAAGAAGGTGCAACGGTAACAGGTGATTTCGATTCGCGTAATAATACCGCAACGCTGAATGGTTTTGTGAAGAAACTGAAATACAATGGCATTGTGGTCAACAATATTATCCTCGATGAAAATACCACCACCCAACAGCTTCAACTGATTGTCACCTCCGATCGTGTGCAGATTAACGATAGTTTATTTATTAAAGATGTAAACATTTCCAATATCCTGCGGAACGACAGTCTGGCTTTCAACGTAAAAATGTCGAACGCGGAAGAGGATAATCAGCTCGATTTAAACGGTTTGGTAGAATTTACCAAAAACCAGGATACTACGGCAAGGTTAAGCGTATTACCTTCGATCTTAAAAATTAATAACGAAGAGTGGCGCATCCAGGAGAAAGTACGCATTGTGCTCAACAATGGTAAAACCGAGATCAGTAATTTCGATTTAACCAACGGAAAGCAGCAGGTGATTATTGATGGATTAATTTCTGAAGATCCGAAAGATTTAATTAGTGTTGGTTTTAAAGATTTCAACTTAAAAACCCTGAACCCTTTTACCAAAGGCTTTGGTGTTAAATTGGGTGGAAACCTGAACGGGACAACCGATTTATATGGGGTATTAAAAGCACCCAGGGTAACCGACGATTTAAAAATCGACTCGTTAAACTTTAACGATATCTATATCGGCACCTTAACTGATACCTCATCTTACAGCAACGAGAACAAAAAAATAAACGTATTTACCCGCATCATGGCCGACGGTTCGGAGACTTTTAAACTGACCGGAAATCTGGATCTAAAAGAAAAAGAAATCGACCTTGACGTAAAAATGGACGAAAGCAAGCTCACCATTCTCGAGCCTTTTGTGAAACAACTCGTATCCAATTTAAAAGGAAATATTTCTGCTGATTTAACCGTAAAAGGTAAATTAGAGAAACCGGAAATTAATGGGAGTCTATCGTTAGATAAAGGACAACTGATGGTAAACTACCTTAAAACCACATATGTGATTACCGATAAGGTAGAAATCAATAACAGCGTCATTAAACTCGAAGATTTTGTCCTTAACGATTTGGAAGGCCACGAAGCCACCGCAAATGGTACGGTAGATTTAAACGACATTAACTACCCTACCTTGAACGTTAAGGTAAATGCAAACAGTTTAATGGCCTTAAATACCACCGCGAAAGACAATTCGGTATATTATGGCCGTGCCTACGGTACTGGTGTGTTTACCTTTACTGGTCCTACCAATAAAATGAAGATTGATATTAAGGCGAAAACGGAGAAGGGAACCGTATTTAACCTGCCTTTAAACAGTTCTGAAACCATATCGGACAAAGACTTCATTAATTTTGTAAGCCGCGATTCGACTGTACTGGTGAAGAAAAAAACCAACTTTGATGGTTTAACCTTAACCTTCAAGTTAACCATCGATCCGAATACCACGGCGAATATATTTACTACCCTGGGTAATTTAAGTGGCAAGGGTAATGCCGAGCTGAACTTAAACATCAATAGTTTCGGCGATTTCGAAATGTCGGGCGATTATATCATCGAGACCGGAAGTTTCGACTTTACAGCCCAGGAGGTTATCAATAAAAAATTCGAAATCAGGCAAGGTGGAACCATCCGCTGGACGGGTAACCCTACCGCTGCACAGATCAACTTAAAAGCAGTATATGCATTGAGGGCGAGTTTAAATGACCTTTACAAGGCCGCCAACCGCGATGCCAGCAGTAACGCCAACCAAAGGGTAAATACCGAGGTAGAGATGGGATTAACAGGATTACTGTTAAAACCAGATATCAAACTGGATATCAATTTCCCTGCACAGCCTTCTATTAAAGAAGAACTGCAAACCTATTTAAGCGATCAGAACAACCTGAACTTACAGGCATTCAGTTTGATTATCCGAAGAAGTTTTGCGCCAGGAAATGGCGGCGAATCGATCGGAAACCAGCTCAGTTCTACCGCAACCAGTACCGCTACGGAGTTGGTATTTAACCAGTTTAACAATGTGCTTTCTTCCTTAAACTTAAACTTTGTCGATCTGAACGTACGCTCTTTAAGCGAGGCCAATGCATCGTTTAAATTCTTTAGCGATCGTTTAATTATTAATGCAGGAATTGTAGACCGGAACAGTGTGAACGATTTTACGGTGATCGATTTCTCTAAAGACAATGTAGGCAGAGAGGTTGAGGCACTTTTCTTAATTAAAAAAGATGGAAGTTTAACCGTAAAAGCGGCAAATAAACCACCTACGCAACAAAGTATATTCTTAAACAGCGGGATCAGCTCAACTGCAAACGTAACCTCTTTTGGTTTGGTGTATACCCAGCAGTTTGATACGTTTAAAGAGTTTATTCAGAAAATTTCGGGTGCCTACCGCCGGAACCTGAAAAGGAAACAAAGTCAGGCCCCTGTTAAAACGAATAAATCGATTAATAAGGAAGCGATAATTAATCAGAGCAAAGGGAACCAACGGAGGTAG
- a CDS encoding tRNA (adenosine(37)-N6)-threonylcarbamoyltransferase complex transferase subunit TsaD has protein sequence MSVILAIESSCDDTSVAICNNGKITANVIANQTIHQNYGGVIPELASRVHQQNIVPAVQQALINAKVTKQDINAVAFTRGPGLLGSLLVGVSFAKSFALALNIPLISVNHMHAHILAHFIDDPKPSFPFICLTVSGGHTQIVLVKDYFDMEIVGETLDDAAGEAFDKTAKLLALPYPGGPLIDKHAQHGNPFAFKFAEPQIADLNFSFSGFKTSILYFIRKQEKENPHFIAENLDDICASVQHSIVQILLNKLKKAAKQYGINEIAIAGGVSANSGLRNGLQQTADELGWKIYIPAFQYCTDNAGMIAIAGYQKYLKQDFVGQDVSPMARMEF, from the coding sequence TTGTCTGTTATACTTGCTATCGAGTCTTCTTGCGATGATACATCCGTTGCTATTTGTAACAACGGCAAAATTACTGCCAATGTTATTGCAAACCAAACAATTCATCAAAATTATGGTGGTGTTATACCTGAATTAGCTTCAAGGGTACATCAACAAAATATTGTGCCTGCCGTACAGCAAGCTTTAATTAATGCTAAAGTTACAAAACAGGACATTAATGCCGTAGCTTTTACACGTGGTCCTGGTCTTTTAGGATCGTTACTGGTTGGTGTTTCTTTCGCAAAATCTTTTGCATTAGCTTTAAATATACCTTTAATTTCTGTCAATCACATGCATGCGCACATCTTAGCGCATTTTATTGATGATCCTAAGCCTAGTTTCCCTTTTATCTGTTTAACCGTTTCGGGCGGACATACGCAGATTGTGCTGGTAAAAGATTACTTTGATATGGAAATTGTAGGCGAAACGTTAGACGATGCTGCCGGTGAAGCTTTTGATAAAACCGCAAAATTACTGGCCTTGCCTTATCCGGGTGGACCACTGATTGATAAACATGCGCAACATGGAAATCCTTTTGCCTTTAAATTTGCCGAACCGCAAATTGCCGATTTGAATTTTAGTTTTAGCGGTTTTAAAACTTCTATTCTGTATTTTATCAGGAAACAGGAAAAAGAGAACCCGCATTTTATTGCCGAAAATTTAGATGATATTTGCGCATCGGTTCAACATAGTATTGTACAGATTTTGCTGAACAAGTTAAAGAAAGCAGCAAAACAATACGGAATTAATGAAATTGCTATTGCAGGAGGTGTTTCGGCAAACTCTGGTTTAAGAAATGGCCTGCAACAAACAGCCGATGAGTTGGGCTGGAAGATATACATCCCGGCATTTCAATACTGCACTGATAATGCGGGCATGATTGCCATAGCAGGTTACCAGAAATACCTGAAGCAGGATTTTGTAGGACAGGATGTTTCGCCAATGGCGCGGATGGAGTTTTAA
- a CDS encoding recombinase RecA — translation MSTANPDKLKALQLTLDKLEKSYGKGTIMKLGDSAVEPIDFISTGSISLDIALGIGGIPKGRVIEIYGPESSGKTTLATHIIAEAQKKGGIAAFIDAEHAFDQFYAKKLGVDTDNLLISQPDNGEQALEIADNLIRSGAIDVIVIDSVAALVPKSEIEGEMGDSKMGLHARLMSQALRKLTGTISKTGCCCIFINQLRDKIGVMFGNPETTTGGNALKFYASVRLDIRRISQIKDSDEVSGNRVKVKIVKNKVAPPFRIAEFDVMFGEGISKNGEIIDLGVDFGIIKKAGSWFSYGDTKLGQGRDAVKQLLSDNPELAEELEIKIKAEVTGDKLAEK, via the coding sequence ATGAGCACTGCAAATCCAGATAAATTAAAAGCTTTACAACTTACTTTAGATAAACTAGAGAAATCATACGGTAAAGGTACCATCATGAAACTTGGCGATTCTGCCGTTGAGCCGATAGATTTTATTTCTACCGGATCAATCAGCTTAGATATTGCTTTAGGTATTGGCGGTATTCCAAAAGGCCGTGTAATTGAAATTTATGGACCAGAATCTTCTGGTAAAACAACTTTAGCTACACATATTATTGCCGAAGCACAGAAAAAAGGCGGTATTGCTGCTTTTATCGATGCAGAGCATGCTTTTGATCAGTTTTATGCAAAGAAACTAGGTGTAGATACAGATAACCTTTTAATCTCTCAACCAGATAATGGTGAGCAGGCATTAGAAATTGCCGATAACTTAATCCGTTCGGGTGCTATAGATGTCATTGTAATCGACTCTGTTGCGGCTTTGGTTCCTAAAAGTGAAATTGAAGGCGAAATGGGCGACAGTAAAATGGGTTTACATGCCCGTTTAATGAGTCAGGCATTACGTAAATTAACCGGAACGATTTCTAAAACCGGGTGTTGCTGTATTTTTATTAACCAGTTACGTGATAAAATTGGTGTCATGTTTGGTAACCCTGAAACCACAACAGGTGGTAATGCATTGAAATTTTATGCATCGGTACGTTTAGATATCCGTCGTATTTCGCAGATCAAAGATTCTGATGAAGTTTCCGGTAACCGCGTTAAAGTAAAAATTGTTAAAAATAAAGTGGCCCCTCCTTTCCGTATTGCAGAATTTGATGTGATGTTTGGTGAAGGTATTTCTAAAAACGGTGAGATTATCGACTTAGGTGTTGATTTTGGTATCATCAAAAAAGCAGGATCATGGTTCTCTTACGGAGATACCAAATTAGGACAAGGTAGAGATGCCGTAAAACAATTGTTAAGCGACAATCCTGAACTTGCAGAAGAATTGGAAATTAAAATTAAAGCCGAAGTAACAGGCGATAAACTGGCTGAGAAATAA
- a CDS encoding bifunctional 3,4-dihydroxy-2-butanone-4-phosphate synthase/GTP cyclohydrolase II, with translation MQTKLNTIEEAIADIKAGKVIIVVDDENRENEGDFLTAAENATPEIINFMATYGRGLICAPLTEERCKELNLNLMVGKNTAAYETNFTVSVDLVGHGCTTGISASDRSKTMLALVNPKTNPEELGRPGHIFPLIAKDGGVIRRAGHTEAAVDLARLAGMKPAGLLVEILKEDGEMARLPDLFKIAEQHQLKIISIEDLIAYRLTIDSLIKQEVSIDLPTAWGDFKMTAYTQLDNNATHLAISKGEWNANEPILARVHSSCVTGDIFGSCRCDCGPQLHKALEMIEKEGKGIVVYMNQEGRGIGLINKLRSYNLQDAGFDTVEANIKLGFKGDERDYGVGAQILRSEGVTKMRLMSNNPTKRAGLIGYGLEVVENIPIEIASNVHNERYLTTKRDKMGHSIMKG, from the coding sequence ATGCAAACAAAATTAAACACAATAGAAGAGGCCATCGCAGATATAAAAGCTGGTAAAGTGATTATTGTTGTAGATGATGAGAATAGAGAGAACGAGGGTGATTTTTTAACGGCAGCTGAAAACGCAACGCCCGAGATCATCAATTTTATGGCTACTTACGGCCGCGGTTTAATCTGTGCGCCACTTACAGAAGAACGTTGTAAAGAGTTAAACCTTAACCTGATGGTGGGTAAAAATACGGCTGCTTACGAAACTAATTTTACGGTTTCAGTCGATCTGGTTGGTCACGGCTGTACCACAGGCATTTCGGCAAGTGACCGCTCTAAAACGATGTTAGCCCTGGTTAATCCTAAAACCAATCCTGAAGAGTTGGGCAGACCGGGACATATTTTTCCTTTAATTGCTAAAGATGGTGGCGTCATCCGCCGTGCAGGTCATACCGAAGCTGCGGTAGATTTAGCCCGCCTGGCCGGCATGAAACCTGCAGGTTTATTGGTAGAGATTTTGAAAGAAGATGGCGAAATGGCCAGACTTCCGGATTTATTTAAAATTGCCGAACAGCACCAGTTAAAAATTATATCCATCGAAGATTTAATTGCCTACCGTTTAACCATTGATAGTTTGATTAAACAAGAGGTGAGCATCGATTTGCCTACCGCCTGGGGCGATTTTAAAATGACCGCTTATACGCAGTTAGATAACAACGCCACCCACCTGGCCATTTCTAAAGGCGAATGGAATGCCAACGAACCTATTTTAGCGCGTGTACACAGCTCTTGTGTAACGGGCGATATCTTTGGGTCATGCCGTTGCGATTGCGGGCCGCAGTTGCACAAAGCACTAGAAATGATCGAAAAAGAAGGTAAAGGTATCGTGGTATACATGAACCAGGAGGGCAGGGGTATCGGACTGATTAATAAATTACGTTCATATAACTTACAGGATGCCGGTTTCGATACGGTAGAAGCGAATATTAAATTAGGCTTTAAAGGCGATGAACGCGATTATGGTGTGGGTGCGCAGATCCTGCGATCAGAAGGTGTAACTAAAATGCGTTTAATGAGTAACAACCCCACCAAAAGAGCCGGTTTAATCGGTTATGGTTTGGAAGTGGTAGAAAACATCCCAATCGAAATTGCCAGCAATGTGCATAACGAACGTTATTTGACCACCAAAAGAGATAAAATGGGCCATTCGATTATGAAAGGATAA